AGGGTTGAGGCTTGCTGCGACCTTGAGTGCGTGAGCGAAGGCGGCGGTTCGCTTAGGGTTGCAAAGGGCATCGTGGACGCGGGCTCTTGGACTTTATAGGGGAGACGGGTGGCGCAAACAGCCACACACGAAGAATCGGCGTCCGGTTCGGGATAGAGTCCGGCTCCACGCCGagtcggaggaggaagaagggtgtgGGCCCACGCTATCAGCGACTTCAATGAGGCGGGCTGGCCTTGCCGCTCGCTGGCGGACCGGCCGAGCTGGGCTGGCCATCTCggcccaagaagaagaagggaagaGGGAGCCAGGGCCTGCTGGCGCGCTGGGCTGGAGAGAGGGGAGCAGGCCGAGCGGGCTAGATTCAAACAGAGAGAGagtttccctttttctttttagttttcCAAACTTTTGAATACAATTTCAAATAGATTTGAATTCCTTTTGAATTTTTGGATAAAAGCCAATCATCACAATAAAAagtatgcaccagcatgaatgctcaagcatgtatctaacttagagattgattttatttttatagatttactatttggcctatgttaaatgctcacataaataaaaataaatccGTTTAGCCAAtttaaatttattcaaattttagggtgttacaattctacccccttaagaaaatctcgtcctcgagattaggctgtgcttactcaaataactgcgGGTATGTCTTTCTCAAATCATCTtttctttcccaagttgcctctgcttccgaataccgattccactgaaccttgcacatcctAATTGTTCTGCTTCTCGTAACTTTCTCAGCCATATCCAAAATCTTAattggaaactcctcatatgtcAGATCATCTTTAACAGCAAGTtcctctaatggtatctgctcctcaggcacacgcaaacacttcttaagttgagacacatggaacacatcatggacACCAGACAGGTTCTCAGGCAATTCTAACTGATAAACCACTTCTCCACACCTCTTCAAAACTTTAAATGGACCAACATACCATGGTGCTAGTTTACCTTTCATGTTGaaccttttcacacttctcataggtgatactTTTAAATAGACATAATCTCCTTCTTCAAATACCAAGTCTCTTCTTCGATTATCTGCATAGCTCTTCTGACGGGTTTGTGCCACTCTTAggttctctctaatctttctcaCCTGCTCTTCAGCGTTTCTAAGCACATCTGGTCCTAAACACTTGACTTTcacctgtttgattccaaaataagggtgttctacacttacgcccatacaaagcttcaaacggtgacatcttgagactctgttgatagctgttgttgtatgagaactctgcataagacaaactcttatcccaactagtaccatactgcaacgtataggctctcaacatgtcttctaagatttgattaatTCTCTCCGTTTGCCCATCTGTCTatggatgatatgctgtactaaaactTAACTTTGTTCCTAATGAATCATGCAACTTTTGCCAAAAGGTAGAAGTAAACCGAGTTCCTCTGTCAGACACAATCTtcttaggaactccatgtagacacactatcctctccatgtataactctgctaattTTGCTCCTGTATAAGTCGTCTTGACAGGcaaaaagtgagcaactttagttaatcgatccacaattacccatatcgaatcataacctctctgagtacaGTGGTAACCCCACtatgaaatccataccaacttcttcccacttccactcaggtatcttcataggttgcaaCTAATCCTGCAGGTcgttgatgctcagctttcactctctgacaagtatcacataTAGCAACGTACTCAGCCACATCTATCTTTAATCCATACCACCTAGTACTTTTCTTTAAGATCtagatacatcttagtacttctaggatgaatagagtaagctgACTCATGTGCCTCCCGTAGAATTGCATCACAAATGGCTTTCACTTCAGGCACACAGattcttttcccaaaccatagagtcccattctcatctatgctgaagcctgGAGCTTTCCCAAGCGCTACATTACCTGCTATCTCCCTTAGTTTCTCATCCTCCAACTGACCCTTACGTATCTCAAGCCCTAGTGTAGGTGTCACTTCTATCTCCATAGCATTATAAACAATACCAAGGTTCAAGTGCTGAAGCTCTTCACATAACTCCTCTAGCACAGGCGCCATCTCAAGCTCATTGGCATATCTCTtcctactaagtgcatcagccacaacatttgctttaccaggatgatagtgcacctctagatcataatccttgatcagttccaaccaacgacgttgtctcaagttcagatccgtctgagtgaatatgtacttcaaactcttatgatcggtaaagatatcactcttatgcccaatcagatagtgtctccatatttttaatgcatgaaccacagctgctaactccaaatcatgagtaggataattcaattcatgtttcctcagctgtctagatgcataagcaacaaccctaccttcttgcataagaacacatcccaaaccttgacgagatgcatcacaatagatagagaacttCTTACTTAGATCAGGCAAAATCAGCACTGGAGCTGTTGTCAACCGCTTCTCTAATTCCTCAAAACTAGCTTGGCACTTACTAGACCactcaaacttagcattcttctctaacagggcTGTCATGGGTTTAGCAAGCTtggagaaaccttcaatgaatcttCGATAATATCCAGCTAAACCAAGAAAGCTACAGATCTCACTTACATCAGtaggtggcttccaattcagtacatccttcaccttgcctagatccactgctataccaccattagAAACCACATgtccaagaaaagagacttctcttaaccagaattcacacttactatgcttagcatacagcttatgctctctaagcttctgcagcaccaatctcagatgttcagcatgatcatcttcagtcttagagaataccaatatatcatcgatgaatactaccacaaacttatcaagatacgccataaacaccttattcatcatatacataaagtaggcaggtgcattggtcaaaccaaacgaCATAACTGTATACTCATATAACCCATACCTTGTAGTAAAAGCTGTTTTTGGTATATCAGTATtccgaatcttcaactgatgataaccagaacgcagatcaatcttagaaaacacacaagcacctctcaactgatcaaacaagtcatcaattctaggcaacgggtacttattcttgatagttacctcattaagagatcgataatccacacacatacgctgtgttccatccttcttgtcaacaaagatcacaggcgctccccaaggtgatgcacTAGGTCATATGAACCCTTTATCTGACAACTCTttcaattgtttcttaagttcttctaattcgttaacccccattctatatggtttcttagctataggtgcagtaccaggtaataattcaattataaactcaatgtcacggtcaggtggcatacctggcaaatcttcggggaagacatctggaaattcCTCCACAACACGGTCCTGAGGATTAGCATCATCATCTAGTTGATTCACTGTAGCTGTTGGTGGTGGTTGCACTGTCACTGCCAACACTGATTCGATCTCCCTTTGGTGTTAGTCACTACCACAActctctcctgacactgaatcacagctcaggtgttctttcatccaatccatacctagaatcacatcgaTCCCAaaagttctcaacacaataggactGACTagtgaagtctaccccccttaaggtaaGACTTGCTGAAGGGCAACAATGTGCAGCTGGTATTGATCCCCTCGGTGAATTTACTAGCATTTGAGTCTTCATTGCAATTAAAGGTATGCTAtgtgttctaacaaatgcttgagaAATAAAAGTATGCGAAGCTCCAGAGTCAAAAAGAACATTAGCGGGGATAGAGTTGATGTTGAACGTACCCATCATAACTTCTGGTGCTCCATCCACAGTCTCAGGCGCCACATGGTTCACTCTTCCAGTGTTGTACACgggcttctggttgctattctaCCTCTGAGGTGTCTGTTGATTCGGCTTCTGCAGGGCAATGATTAGCATAATGTCCCACATCCCCACACCTGAAAACACCTATTGGGAGTGCTAGGTGCACTGCTCTTCATCGGGGTGCTATTGGGCGTTCCCTAGCAGTGGAGTCTGATTGCCCATTTGCTGCGGTGTATGCTAGTTCTAATTCTGCTATTGGTTCTGAGAGCGTTGTGGAAACTGACCACGGTTCCACTGACTGACTGGACCTTGATACCTCTGCTGATTATTATAGCGTGGGCGTGTGTTGCTTCAGGAGGCCTgtcccttcatctttctcttcctgtCCCTCTCCAATCGCATATTGTCAAGCACAATAGCGTGATTCACCAACTGCTGGaaattagcatatgtgttaccaGCCAATTGCAACCTAAGATCATAGTAAATTCCCTTGAGGAAGAGACATTGCTTATCTACATCCTCCCTCACGTCATTAGGAGCATAGCGagccaactgagcaaacttgtcgtgATACTCACTGACGGACATAGAACCCAtcctgagagatctgaattcctcttgcttgagctctatcaaaccATCTGGAATATGGTGTGCCTTGAAATCCCTCACAAATTCtagccaagtgatagcaggagcattgttgggacgagcAGACTGATATGACTCCCACCAAGTCTGAGCTGCTCCCTGAAGCTGTCCCGATGCATACAACACCTTTTATTGATCATCACACTGAGCAATGTTGAGTTGTTTCTCCACTAGCGCGtagccaatcatctgcctccaaggGGTCAACGGCATGAGAGAAAACTGGAGGATGTCCTTGCATGAATCCCCTCCGCTTGTCTCTtggtggtggaggtgctggtgctcCAATAGGTTGGTTCTGAAAGAACTGCATCATGGATTGCATAAACTGTCCTTGCATCGCCAACACCTCTGCTgcggtcatggtggtggtgggggcGGTGGAGCACCTCTCCCACGTCCTCTGTTTTCCTCCACGGCCAGACATCTGCAATCCAACACTGAAACATCACCAATATGTAAGAGATAGGCAATTCTGAAAATTTCTGGACGTGATGCAGAATCAGCAGGTCAGAAAAACTGCCATAACTCGAGTTCCAGATATCCAAATAAGATgatctttatatggttggaaagcttaagaaattatctacaactttcatttagaccacattTTTTGATTCTGAAGTTATGTTAATAAAAAACAGACCACAACAAAAACTGTCCTCAGATTCCAAACAGCACGGTAGTTCATATTGTGACAGTCATAACTCTCAGATACGAACAGATAAAAAGGTGATTCTTGTTTCATTGGAAAGATACGGAAGTCTATATCCTCCCAGTAAAATTTCATGACCATTGCTCGAACAGGTGAAAAGTTATAACCAAAACTATCACTgactgctccagaaaacagcaagCAAGGAGACAGGATAGACCAACCCAAACCATTTATTATAGCACTTTTAACCTTAATATTTTTTAACTAAAGAactcgtggacatgcccacaaagttccagcactcgtcacaaagatccaaatcacacaTAAATCACAATAATAATCCAGCAAGCACACCAATAGTTCACAAACACTTTAAAGACTCGACTCGAACTCACGATACTAAAAACGTGCCTATTACAATGGTTTCATAAACTTAAGGGGCGACGTTCTTCTTGGTGGAGGGCTCATCCAACTTCTCAAACAGCTTGGGATGGCCTAACTCGGCGTTAAGGCCATCGATCTCTTTCTGGTATTCTTTGATCATGTCTTGTGCATTCTTCAGCTCTCCTTTTAACGCTCCCACCCTATTTGTAAGTTCACGGTTTAACTCAACGGTGGCCTCAAGAGTCTTTGATCCTTTTTCCATGACCTCTATGGTCCAACTATTTTCCTTCGGAAGATAGCATGGGTAATACAAGAGTCCATCGTCCTTCTTATCTTCAGAGAGACGGCCACGGTAGTAGGCAAGTGCAATGGAAGCAGCATCCTCCATGCTTCTTTCCGCGATAGCTCGACTGACATGGTGAGTGACAACTGCATCTATCTTGTGAGTATTCGGGGTCTTGATCAGCAACCGAGTATCCCAAGATGAACCAATCAGAGGATGACTGTGCTCCATAGTGTGATACTCCAGAGTGGCTTGTAGGTCTGGATAATAGCACTCCAACATAATTGTCAGCAAGTCATGGtagaaggcattgtcatcaggcttCTTGATGCTTAACTTGTCAGTCCAACCTATATGAGGTAGTGGCTGgagtacttcatcttcatcatcattggtcAAGTCAATGGCCTCCACACGTGCTGGGGATTGAGCTATCGGAGTTGGCGAAGAATGgacctcttctccaacctcattctTCCAGTTCTTCCTCTGGATGTCCTCTCTAGGCTCCATTGGCTCATACACCACACGCTGTGGTTGAAAGCATCCAACGTACAAGCGGGCAGACTTGCGGTCACGTGTCATCTATAGAAGTTTTAGATTAATTAGAATAGAatcaattgattttataatagaataagacaaaagaagcacaaaacttagcaaataacaagattgAGGTGGAAAGCATGAAACAAGTGAAGCAAAGGAAACTAAAAATGAccattctaactaggcttgcgtcctacagtcaacagtgctctgataccaatctgtcacactcaattttaagaacaaaagaggatgtataaaagtcttatgtgcaccacaggaacggtcgcacacataagtggacaaattgtgaattgtaccaacacaatgtttattacatagcgaataaatattcaacacatagtctcaaacataaacataataactactaagataactctcttgcggaagctccaatAGGGACGTCAACTAGTGAACATcaagcctaatactcatcacgataatcttcaatccaatcttgatctgttacccattcgggatttttccaatataaaagataaagcaaggcgtaagtacatgtcgtacttaacaagataactaagggttcatgaggctcaaatagctgacactaggtttactgcggttagcatttaagtcatcaagtttagcatttattaacatCAAGATAGCAATAATCCCATGATACAATGATCCAATGTAATCGAGTAATGAATAGCAATAGAGTACCATAAATAAACAATTATCATGTTTCAGTTAAGAACTTGTATATTCCCTCAGTTTTCTGAGACGCCTATATCCGtgggcacggctgttataacagttttacactctagcagaggttgtacactttcactgtgagtcatgttgtTCAAATGTATGGGTTAATTACGTCCAAACATCAAACaccatataaagccacctaagagctcgcctaaccggccagggccgtagggtcatcggatataggaaccccccttccaaaatataaaaggccgcttccatagctaggctcaataggatagaggctgtcctatacccaactcgcagacctctaaccagctagaaaagggtttcttaagagactagagccagagccatgtagccctcacagctgtacgggttgtcccagcttttgccaaaggataaGTCCTTTTAGTCATCTTTTAATGTATTGCTTATTCCATTAATCAATTCACAATGATCATTGTCATTACTTAGCACTAGCATAAATACTACCCATGCATATATCCCAAGGTTTTCAAGGTAACCGAGTATTAAATCTCTAGGgaatcctaccataggtagcaaggaagacacatgcatatgtattttagtgagcatcatgaataggacaacaaggaaggtccttagctatacttgccttgatcaaagttctcctgaaagtcttgctggtcttgctggtcgtagaagttctcttgatcaccaacgtaaacctcacctgtctgaactcgatcaacaacaccaagcagcaacatacaatcatccgagcaatcatacacgaggcaaacaaatagatttaattagaacagtacaccaacagagaCAAATAgttttgaaaagtttataaaactattctacacgtTGCTATGATCACACAGACGCAAAGATCATGAAAAACGGAGCTATAACGAGGAAGTTATGATTAAAGCAAGTTTtcctattaaagaaatagattaaatctaaactcgaattttaaagttcaaaaacatgATGGAAAAAtatatgaacagatagatctcgaaaagacTAACCTAACGCAACAttgaacggatcaatttggagttaaaatgaagaAGTTATAAGCAATTAAAggcagtggcaaaactgtaattaattggaatttcTATTTGAATTTGCAAACTGGAAAATATGTTTTCAAAACGAGAACACGTATTCCCTGGaatacgctttggactgcgggttctattattAAAAACCGACAGGGCCTCTTTAGCAAAAGTGCAGGCGAAGGGGTATCGGGTCTTGTCAGCTGCTGGATCAAAGATGGATGGCTCAGATCTGATCTGAGGGGGAGAGACGGCGCTGCTGGCCTAGAGCGGAGGCAGACTACGGCGGCGGTCATTGTCGACGGCCACCGAGCTCGCCGGTGGAATCGaattgggccctagaggccatggtttGCCTCGGGACTGACACCAATCGAAAGAGGAGCTTGAGGGGAACTCACGTAGGGCAACGTCTCGGGTCGAGGTGAACCGAGGATGGCATGCAGCTCTAGGAGGCAGACAGCAGCAATCTGCAAGGTTCGGCAGTGATGAGCAAGCGATACTGAGCGAGAAAAAGATGAAGAATAGATGCGAAAGCTTCATGAGATCGTTGCGAAACTTGGTGGCTTGCTTACGATGGCGGTGAAGCGGTGCAGTGATGGAACCGACGGCGCGGTGGCGGAGAAATGCAATGGTGGCTAGGGTTGAGGCTTGCTGCGACCTTGAGTGCATGAGCAAAGGCGGCGGTTCGCTTAGGGTTGCAAAGGGCGTCGTAGACGTGGGCTCTTAGACTTTATAGGGGAGATGGGTGGCGCGAACGGCCACACATGAAGAATCGGCGTTCGGTTTAGGATAGAGTCCGGCTCCACGCCGagtcggaggaggaagaagggtgtgGGCCCACGCTGTCAGCGACTTCAATGAGGCGGGCTGGCCTTGCCGCTCGCTGGCGGACCGGCCGAGCTGGGCTGGCCATCTTggcccaagaagaagaagggaagaGGGAGCCAGGGCCTACTGGCGCGCTAGGGCTGGAGAGAGGGGAGCAGGCCGAGTGGGCTAGATTCAAACAGAGAGAGagtttccctttttctttttagttttcCAAACTTTTGAATACAATTTCAAATAGATTTGAATTCCTTTTGAATTTTTGGATAAAAGCCAATCATCACAATAAAAagtatgcaccagcatgaatgctcaagcatgtatctaacttagagattgattttatttttatagatttactatttggcctatgttaaatgctcacataaataaaaataaatccGTTTAGCCAAtttaaatttattcaaattttagggtgttacaaagtccaagcacttgatcatcaccatggcatcaccatcgttatgtcatgatcttcatttgtttcaccacttggaatgtgctacctatcttatgatcactttgataaactaggttagacacttagggtttcatcaattcaccaaaaccaaactagagctttcaatctctctctttttagtaattgataacaacccttacacaaagatatgaattaaatttttgttgaacccgtgttgcttgcccaagcatatttaccatgtgtaaaagaataaggacaagtttcatgaaccccaaatggtagcaattgctctccctacatacttgctaagagtttggattaaagcttgcacatatgcttagataggaaatataggggacaatgtctaccaaatgatgctaaggtataagagatggacctttgaagcgtgataccaatcggagtgcaccaatataccatccttagcaccattagtaactaaacatacacaaaaactagaataccccttgagatcaacattacaagcaagggtctagtttccatagaatgaacataaagtctagttactttagcctatgcatgctagtttttcatttcaccattcaagcatataactagcatacaccacacaagcatggatatttaaatttagaacttgtgccatgcaagcaaatatatgaaatgcacattcaaatgcaacatacaagtttatgagcttgctctccttacttatgtgcatttatgattgatccccttacaatgtcatttcatttatttgctccctctatcttactatctttgtgaatttctctccccctttgtctacaattagcacaaaaggcgaGTTTAAATTTTAgctaggttggggtgaaaccatgtgaagtgagaatcattttcccaatttggttcaatctagattacttgcaaaagatatttaacttggtatgatccaaggacaagcttcttcacacctccaaataagggttatcttgtaccatgttgagttaaacacttagaactcattttctagatcaaacactaggtttacaagcccacaaacatgtcatatgctaccactagatcatttcaaacatacaagaaatagtgataccatacaagcatcaaattcatttgattttcttgaatgagcctattaaaatgtgaaatatgtctagatacactaaacatgtccttagcaaggatgtatgccatgccaatcaacttttaccttggattgctcgaaggagaggtatgtcatataagtgggggggtgcataaacatatatttgagaagtcaagtatgttcaattcattccttagcttgcaaaacctcttttcatcaagtggcttggtgaagatatcggcaagttgatcttcaggtgcccacactctcaatgcaaatgtcccctttttgttggtgatctcttatgaaatgatggcggacatcaatgtgctttgttcttgaatgttgaaccggattgttggtgagctttacggcactttcattgtcacatagcaatggcacttgcttgaatttgattccaaagtcattcaaagtagccttcatccaaagtaattgagcacaacaactaccggaccgaaatgtactccacttcagcggttgaaagtgctacactattttacttctttgatgactaagacacaagtgatcttcccaatagttgacatgtgccctatgtgctctttctctcaactttgcatcccacataatcggagtccgaatatctaatcaactcaaatcttgctcctttgggataccacaatccaatattttgtgtatgcttcaagtacctcaatattctctttgttgccttcaaataactttttcttggtgaggcttgaaatctagcacacatacatgcaCTAAACATCACAACTAGCCTtcatgcggtcacatagagtaggcttccaatcatagaccgatacatcttttgatccaccatcttgccactagcatcactatccaagcttccacttgtccccattggtgtactaatagctttagtatcatccattccaaacttcttgagcatgtccttgatatacttgccttgactcacaaatgtgccattcttcatttgcttaatttgaagaccaaggaagtaactaagctctccaatcatggacatctcaaactcacttgccatcatcttgccaaactcttcacaaaaatcatgatttgttgacccaaatatgatatcatcaacatagatttacattacaaacaagtcattttcaagcttcttggtgaagagagtggtgtcaacctttcccattttaaatcccttagagagtacgaaatccctcaatctctcataccatgctcttggtgcttgtttcaatccatacaaagcctttctcaacttataaacatggttgagttttttttcatcttcaaaactgggaggttgctcaacatacacaagctcattgatatacccattaagaaatgcactcttcacatccatttggtacaacttgatgttgtgggcacaagcataggctaacaagatcctaattgcttccaatcttacaaccggggcatatgtttctccaaagtcaagaccttcaacttgtgtgtaACCTTgaaccactaatcttgctttgttccttattactatcccatcttgatcttgcttgttacaaaagacccacttggttccaatcacattatgatctataggcctctcaactaactcccatactttgtttcttgtgaagttgtttagctcttcatgcatagcattgatccaatcaacatctgttaaagcttcatctatcttcttaggttcaatggatgacacaaatgagaaatgctcacaaaatgaagccaatcttgatctagtttgcacacctcttgaaatatcaccaatgatagtatctaatggatgatctcttgcaacattggttggttgaagcacttgcacttgattgcttggaTTTGATTAATCGCttagttgagatgatgaacttgtcatttgttgttgatcttgcactttgtcatcactagtccttgcttgaacttgatcatgagaaccactagcttgcacatttgagttagagagcacttgattcttgtcatcttcaacatcaatcacctctctaggccttatatcaccaatgtccatgttcttcattgcattgaccaattgagtgcctcttacatcatctagattctcatcttcctcttgggaaccatttgtttcataaaactccacatcatgaacctcctcaagagtaccactagccaaattctaaactctatatgccttgctagtagtggagtaaccaagcaagaaaccttcatcacattttttcaaacttgctcaatctagtgcctttcttcaatatgtagcatttacaaccaaaaacccaaaagtatgctatgttgggctttcttccattcaatagctcacagggtgtcttctccatcatgggggtgactaatagagtcggttgctataatagcaagccatgtatTGATTGCTTtaggcccaaaatgaatgactcccattgtactcactcaacattgatcttgccatgtcaataagtgttctattcttcctctcaacaagaccatttgattgtagagtgtacttggctaagaattgatgtataattccaaattcatcacccaactcatcaattctagtgttcttgaactcacttccattgtcacttctcactttcttgatggttgtttcaaactcattgtgaatgcccttgacaaatgatttgaatattgcaaacacatcattcttgtcaacaagaaagaacacctatgtgtatctagtgaaatcatccacaatcacaaatccatatttgtttccaccaatgctagtgtacgtggttggtccaaacaagtccatttgaaccaactcaaatgcctttgatgtgctcatcatgctcttcttaggatgtgtgttaccaacttgctttctagcttgacatgcaccacatagcttatccttatcaaatgtgacatctttcaagcctctaactaagtcatgcttgatcaacttgttcaattgtttcattccaacatgaccaagccttctatgccataaccaacccatgctagacttagtgatcaaatatgttgacaattgagcttctctagcattaaaatcaactaagtatagattctcatatctaaatcctttgaatatcaagttagagtcatctacacttatgatctctacatcatccacaccaaatgtgcacttgaaacca
The sequence above is drawn from the Miscanthus floridulus cultivar M001 chromosome 15, ASM1932011v1, whole genome shotgun sequence genome and encodes:
- the LOC136507506 gene encoding uncharacterized protein, with product MRSVKRFNMKGKLAPWYVGPFKVLKRCGEVVYQLELPENLSGVHDVFHVSQLKKCLRVPEEQIPLEELAVKDDLTYEEFPIKILDMAEKVTRSRTIRMCKVQWNRYSEAEATWERKDDLRKTYPQLFE